In the Muricauda sp. MAR_2010_75 genome, one interval contains:
- a CDS encoding aspartate kinase, giving the protein MRVFKFGGASVKDANAVRNVVRVLQEVGHEDTLVVISAMGKTTNAMEKVVESYFKDKNSITAALQEVIDYHDGILSDLFENAKHPIYEKVKLLFEEVKGFLTWNKSPKYAFVYDQVVGYGELLSTTIISAYLNEIGLSNTWLDVRQLIKTDNNYRDALINWERTQAEVSARVDMSKLNITQGFLGSDDNNFTTTLGREGSDYTAAILAYCLNAESVTIWKDVPGVLNADPRNFKETQLLEQISYREAIELAFYGASVIHPKTLQPLQRKEIPLHVKSFLNPKDMGTTVGKGVGIVPKTPCFIVKKNQVLLKLSSLDFSFIVEDNISEIFKLFHDHRLKVDMIQNSAISFSVCLDNKFNGLQPMLEVLKRKFKVVCHEDVSLYTIRHFDDNAVKSLQNGKSVLVEQRGKETVQLVVK; this is encoded by the coding sequence ATGAGAGTATTTAAGTTTGGTGGCGCATCTGTAAAAGATGCCAATGCAGTTAGAAATGTGGTACGGGTGTTGCAAGAAGTGGGCCATGAGGATACCTTGGTGGTGATTTCGGCCATGGGCAAGACCACCAATGCCATGGAAAAAGTGGTGGAATCGTATTTCAAGGATAAAAATTCCATTACAGCGGCCCTTCAGGAGGTCATAGATTACCATGACGGCATCTTGTCCGATTTGTTTGAAAATGCCAAGCATCCCATCTACGAGAAAGTAAAGCTGCTTTTTGAAGAAGTGAAAGGCTTTTTAACATGGAATAAATCTCCTAAATATGCCTTTGTCTATGATCAGGTTGTAGGTTATGGGGAATTGCTATCCACCACAATTATCAGTGCTTATCTGAACGAAATTGGTTTGTCCAATACGTGGTTGGATGTCCGTCAGTTGATCAAAACCGATAACAATTACCGCGATGCCCTAATAAATTGGGAGCGAACCCAGGCCGAGGTATCCGCTAGGGTAGATATGTCAAAGTTGAACATTACCCAAGGGTTTTTGGGCAGTGACGATAATAACTTCACCACAACTTTGGGCAGGGAAGGTTCTGATTACACGGCTGCTATATTGGCTTATTGCCTCAATGCCGAGTCGGTTACCATTTGGAAGGATGTTCCCGGTGTTTTGAATGCGGACCCACGAAACTTCAAAGAGACCCAATTGTTGGAGCAAATTTCCTATAGAGAAGCCATAGAATTGGCGTTTTATGGAGCGTCTGTGATTCACCCTAAGACACTCCAACCTTTACAGCGAAAAGAAATTCCCCTGCATGTAAAATCGTTTCTCAACCCAAAGGATATGGGCACAACTGTGGGTAAAGGAGTGGGGATCGTTCCCAAAACTCCTTGTTTCATTGTAAAGAAGAACCAAGTGCTGTTGAAACTTTCCTCACTGGATTTTTCATTCATCGTGGAGGACAACATCAGCGAGATTTTTAAATTGTTCCACGACCATCGCCTAAAAGTGGATATGATCCAGAACTCAGCCATTAGTTTTTCGGTGTGCTTGGACAATAAGTTTAATGGTCTTCAGCCCATGTTGGAAGTACTCAAACGAAAATTCAAGGTGGTCTGCCATGAAGATGTTTCACTCTACACCATCCGGCATTTTGATGACAATGCGGTAAAATCCCTTCAAAATGGCAAATCCGTACTAGTGGAGCAGCGTGGCAAGGAAACCGTACAGCTCGTTGTAAAATAG
- a CDS encoding lysophospholipid acyltransferase family protein, with translation MGLVSAKEVAKVIHLDKYGFLGTFVGWLLMVATKITTINRFYNKNKELPGPEFLDAILEHYEIDFEIPEEDLKRLPKTGPYITISNHPLGGIDGVLLLKLLSKERPDFKIIANFLLHRIEPLRPYIMPVNPFENHKDAKSSIMGFKSALAHLKEGHPLGIFPAGEVSTYRDGKLVVDRPWEEAAIKLIRKAEVPVVPIYFHARNSRLFYTLSKINDVFRTAKLPSELTSQSRRPIKVRIGQPISVNTQNEEETLESFTELLRKKTYLLANVFEKERLIDKVPTSLKIPKPPKKIATQVSTKVLEGEIERLREKDCRVLQSKNYEVYLAQQKDIPFCLNEIGRQREVTFREVGEGTNNAIDLDKFDSYYHHLFLWDDDAKTIVGAYRMGLGSEIFKKYGIDGFYLQDLFRFEPELYGMMEQSIEMGRAYIVKEYQQKPMPLFLLWKGIVHTTLRHPEHKYLIGGVSISNQFSNFSKSLMIEFMKSNYWDPYVAQYIRPKKEFKVQLKDADKEFVFDETQADLNKFDKLISEVEPGSLRLPVLIKKYIKQNAKVVAFNVDPLFNNSVDGLMYIRIADLPEDTVKPVMEEFQAELERKMAEGTVTTNGN, from the coding sequence ATGGGGTTGGTTTCTGCGAAAGAAGTGGCTAAGGTGATTCACCTGGATAAGTATGGATTCTTGGGCACTTTTGTGGGATGGCTTTTAATGGTGGCCACCAAGATTACCACAATAAATCGATTCTACAACAAAAACAAAGAACTCCCCGGACCGGAATTTTTGGATGCCATTCTGGAACATTACGAAATAGACTTTGAGATTCCGGAAGAGGATTTGAAACGATTGCCAAAAACTGGGCCATACATCACCATCAGCAACCACCCACTTGGAGGAATTGATGGGGTTTTGTTGCTCAAATTATTGTCAAAAGAGCGCCCTGATTTTAAAATCATCGCCAATTTTTTATTGCACCGTATTGAGCCTTTAAGGCCTTACATCATGCCGGTAAATCCTTTTGAAAACCATAAAGATGCCAAGAGCAGCATTATGGGATTTAAAAGCGCATTGGCACACTTGAAGGAAGGTCACCCGCTGGGAATTTTCCCTGCTGGTGAAGTGTCTACCTACCGGGATGGCAAACTGGTGGTGGACAGGCCTTGGGAGGAAGCAGCCATTAAGTTGATACGTAAGGCTGAGGTTCCCGTGGTGCCCATTTATTTCCATGCCCGCAACAGCAGACTTTTTTATACGCTTTCCAAAATAAACGATGTGTTTAGAACGGCCAAGCTGCCCTCAGAATTGACATCACAGAGTAGAAGGCCCATTAAAGTGAGAATTGGCCAGCCCATTTCGGTAAATACACAAAATGAAGAGGAGACTTTGGAATCTTTCACAGAATTACTTCGAAAGAAAACCTACCTCTTGGCGAATGTGTTTGAAAAGGAACGCTTGATTGACAAGGTGCCCACCAGTTTAAAAATTCCAAAACCTCCCAAAAAAATAGCTACACAGGTTAGTACAAAAGTATTGGAAGGCGAAATAGAACGATTACGCGAAAAGGACTGCAGGGTGTTGCAGAGCAAAAATTACGAGGTCTATTTGGCGCAACAGAAAGACATTCCTTTTTGCTTAAATGAGATTGGAAGGCAACGGGAGGTTACATTTCGGGAAGTGGGTGAAGGCACCAATAATGCTATTGATCTGGACAAGTTTGATTCGTATTACCACCACCTTTTTTTATGGGACGACGATGCGAAGACCATTGTAGGGGCCTACAGAATGGGGTTGGGTTCGGAAATCTTCAAAAAATATGGGATAGATGGGTTTTACCTTCAGGATTTGTTCCGTTTTGAACCGGAACTTTACGGAATGATGGAACAATCCATTGAAATGGGCAGGGCTTATATCGTAAAGGAATATCAACAAAAACCCATGCCTTTGTTCTTGTTGTGGAAGGGCATTGTACACACGACACTGAGACATCCAGAGCATAAATATTTAATTGGGGGCGTGAGCATCAGTAACCAGTTCTCCAATTTTTCCAAATCCTTGATGATCGAGTTTATGAAATCCAATTATTGGGATCCCTATGTGGCCCAGTACATTCGTCCCAAAAAGGAGTTCAAGGTACAACTAAAGGATGCCGACAAGGAATTTGTGTTTGACGAGACCCAGGCCGACCTCAATAAGTTCGACAAATTGATCAGTGAGGTGGAACCCGGAAGCTTGCGATTGCCTGTTTTGATCAAAAAATACATCAAACAGAATGCAAAAGTAGTGGCATTCAATGTAGATCCGCTTTTCAACAATTCTGTGGATGGCTTAATGTACATTAGAATTGCAGACCTGCCCGAAGACACCGTTAAGCCCGTTATGGAGGAGTTTCAGGCAGAGTTGGAGCGTAAAATGGCCGAAGGGACCGTGACCACCAATGGGAATTAA
- a CDS encoding carboxypeptidase-like regulatory domain-containing protein, translated as MRLSVLLFLFFILQIQSQEVKGVIFDAKTEEPIFGVSVYYDGSSVGTMTDEDGSFRIQLPYQNKATLVISHLGYVTQKIPNLPREAVLTIALEEEVESLEEVVLTSDPFTRKDKMEVFKLEFLGDTQGGRACEIVNEEDVRLYFNSEDNTLSAYSDKPVVVQNEYLGYLVHFNIEEFKIFFKSKSLKRIDNIYHTLFDGTTRFYDTSNGDSKIEGRRQRAYLGSPRHFIRACWYGDVENQNFRLKKRYKSVEISDFIKKNGDSLGDLREVRFYGDQFVIYHKKRSNYRSTLKINEVDTTYIMDRYGNYTPFESLVFGGHMSSYRIGDMLPMDYGF; from the coding sequence ATGAGATTATCTGTATTGCTATTTCTTTTTTTTATACTGCAAATTCAATCCCAAGAAGTTAAAGGAGTTATTTTTGACGCAAAGACCGAAGAGCCCATTTTTGGGGTGTCTGTATATTATGATGGCAGTTCCGTTGGAACCATGACTGATGAAGATGGAAGTTTTAGGATACAACTTCCTTATCAAAACAAGGCCACTCTTGTCATCAGTCATTTAGGTTACGTGACCCAAAAAATACCAAACTTGCCTAGGGAAGCTGTACTTACTATTGCATTGGAGGAAGAAGTTGAAAGCTTGGAAGAAGTGGTACTTACTTCGGATCCTTTTACTAGAAAGGATAAAATGGAAGTCTTTAAATTGGAGTTCTTGGGAGATACACAGGGAGGTCGTGCCTGTGAAATTGTGAATGAGGAGGATGTTCGCCTTTATTTCAATTCCGAAGACAATACCCTTTCAGCCTATAGCGACAAACCTGTGGTTGTCCAAAATGAATACTTGGGATATCTTGTTCATTTTAATATTGAGGAGTTTAAAATTTTCTTCAAATCAAAAAGTCTTAAACGAATAGACAACATATACCATACGCTTTTTGATGGAACTACCCGTTTTTATGATACTTCTAATGGAGACTCCAAAATTGAGGGCAGAAGACAGCGGGCTTATTTAGGTTCCCCAAGGCATTTTATTCGGGCATGTTGGTACGGTGATGTTGAAAATCAAAATTTCAGGTTGAAAAAGAGGTATAAGAGTGTGGAAATATCTGATTTCATCAAGAAAAATGGAGACTCATTAGGAGATTTACGTGAGGTTCGGTTTTACGGAGATCAATTCGTAATCTATCATAAGAAAAGGAGTAATTATAGGTCAACCCTCAAAATAAATGAAGTGGACACCACCTATATTATGGACAGATACGGTAATTACACACCCTTTGAAAGTCTAGTTTTTGGGGGGCACATGTCCAGCTACAGAATTGGGGATATGCTCCCTATGGATTATGGCTTTTAG
- a CDS encoding arsenate reductase ArsC has translation MKNILVLCTGNSCRSQMAHGYLEHFQSKLANIYSAGIETHGLNPLAVSVMKEDKVDISHHTSNHVDEYADIEWDYIITVCDHAKEHCPFIPAKNARRLHQNFVDPSKVQGSEQEIHEAFVSTRDEIKEFCHDFVREELMD, from the coding sequence ATGAAAAACATATTGGTGCTTTGCACAGGAAACTCGTGCCGAAGCCAAATGGCACATGGGTATTTAGAGCATTTTCAAAGCAAACTGGCCAATATTTATAGTGCCGGTATTGAAACCCATGGGCTCAACCCCTTGGCGGTTTCGGTCATGAAAGAAGATAAGGTTGACATTTCACACCATACCTCCAATCATGTAGATGAATATGCGGACATTGAGTGGGATTATATCATTACGGTATGTGACCATGCCAAGGAGCACTGTCCATTTATCCCGGCCAAAAATGCCAGGCGCCTTCATCAAAATTTTGTCGACCCATCAAAGGTACAGGGTTCAGAGCAGGAAATTCATGAAGCATTTGTAAGTACCCGGGATGAAATAAAAGAATTTTGTCATGATTTTGTTCGGGAAGAACTTATGGATTAA
- a CDS encoding GNAT family N-acetyltransferase: protein MVIRSMQASDWEQVCQIYTEGIATGFATFETTAPTYESWDNAHISSCRLVAEEEGTILGWAALSPVSSRCVYGGVGEVSVYIGANSRGKGVGKLLLEKLIEESENTGFWTIQSGVFPENKASIKLHEKVGFRYIGKRERVGKIHGVWKDNLLFEKRSNNVGID from the coding sequence ATGGTAATCCGCAGTATGCAGGCCTCCGATTGGGAGCAAGTGTGCCAAATCTATACTGAAGGTATAGCCACCGGCTTTGCGACATTCGAAACCACCGCACCCACGTATGAGAGCTGGGATAATGCGCATATTTCCTCTTGCCGATTGGTCGCAGAGGAAGAAGGCACCATTTTAGGTTGGGCCGCCCTTTCTCCCGTTTCCAGCAGATGTGTATATGGGGGAGTTGGTGAAGTAAGCGTATACATTGGTGCCAACAGTCGTGGAAAAGGTGTTGGAAAACTGCTTTTGGAAAAGCTCATTGAAGAAAGTGAAAATACCGGATTTTGGACGATACAATCCGGTGTTTTTCCTGAAAATAAAGCCAGTATAAAACTGCATGAAAAAGTAGGTTTTCGCTATATTGGCAAGCGTGAACGCGTGGGTAAAATACATGGTGTTTGGAAGGACAACCTGTTATTTGAAAAGCGCAGTAACAATGTTGGGATAGACTAA
- a CDS encoding DUF6428 family protein produces the protein MKTSEFLSVLKQHQDKSLLFEYAPEKFVGANYHITEVKNITIDSVDCGAGTDFWKETIVQLWESPKEKGKRDYMSVYKALAILNKVDHIKPMVQDAEIKFEYSNEDFHTAQLFVDDYALDNQSLIVKLSVEKTDCKAKETCGVDPKAEVKEETSTCCSPESGCC, from the coding sequence ATGAAAACATCAGAATTTCTATCCGTATTAAAACAACATCAAGACAAAAGCTTGCTTTTTGAGTACGCTCCAGAAAAGTTCGTTGGGGCCAACTATCATATTACCGAAGTAAAAAACATCACCATAGATTCTGTGGATTGCGGTGCTGGGACCGACTTTTGGAAAGAGACCATTGTTCAACTTTGGGAAAGTCCAAAAGAAAAGGGCAAAAGAGATTACATGTCAGTTTACAAAGCATTGGCCATACTCAATAAAGTAGACCACATTAAACCCATGGTGCAAGACGCTGAAATTAAATTTGAGTACAGCAATGAAGACTTTCATACTGCTCAACTTTTTGTTGATGATTATGCGCTGGACAACCAATCCTTAATTGTAAAACTGTCAGTTGAAAAAACAGATTGCAAGGCCAAGGAAACTTGTGGTGTGGACCCCAAAGCTGAAGTTAAGGAAGAAACCTCTACATGCTGTTCTCCAGAATCTGGATGTTGCTAA
- a CDS encoding helix-turn-helix transcriptional regulator encodes MGASKTYMFSPTHNELAHVAKVLAHPARVAILEYISKQDACICNDLVDVIGLAQPTISQHLNEIKKIGLLKGTFEGKNLCYCINQERWEELQHSFHTFFSNINRNCC; translated from the coding sequence ATGGGAGCTTCCAAAACATATATGTTTTCACCAACCCACAATGAATTGGCCCATGTTGCCAAGGTTTTGGCTCATCCTGCCCGCGTTGCCATTTTGGAATACATCAGCAAGCAGGATGCCTGTATCTGTAATGATCTGGTGGATGTCATCGGTCTTGCCCAACCTACCATATCGCAACATTTGAATGAAATCAAAAAAATTGGACTCCTAAAAGGAACTTTTGAAGGGAAAAACCTTTGTTATTGTATCAACCAAGAACGGTGGGAAGAATTACAGCATTCCTTCCATACGTTCTTTTCAAATATTAATCGTAATTGCTGTTAA
- a CDS encoding TM2 domain-containing protein, whose protein sequence is MSEEKKDLGDQAEEAGKDFKEEAKKTADEFTEGLKGAGGDNKKILAGILAIVLGGFGIHKFILGYNKEGIILLVITIILGAVTCGIAASATWIIGLIEGIIYLTKSDEEFYNTYQVGKKPWF, encoded by the coding sequence ATGTCTGAAGAAAAGAAAGACTTAGGAGATCAAGCAGAAGAAGCTGGAAAAGACTTCAAAGAAGAAGCAAAAAAAACCGCTGACGAATTTACAGAAGGACTCAAAGGCGCCGGGGGTGACAACAAGAAAATCCTTGCAGGTATTCTAGCAATTGTACTTGGTGGATTTGGTATACATAAATTCATTTTAGGGTACAATAAAGAGGGCATTATTTTACTGGTAATCACCATTATACTAGGTGCTGTTACTTGTGGTATAGCCGCCTCAGCTACATGGATCATAGGTTTGATAGAAGGAATCATCTATTTGACCAAATCTGATGAGGAGTTTTACAACACCTATCAAGTGGGCAAAAAACCTTGGTTCTAA
- a CDS encoding VOC family protein, with amino-acid sequence MKNRVTGIGGFFFKTKDPNKIKEWYKTHLGLNTDQYGCTFWWKDKQGNDCSTQWGPFKEDTTYFQPSDKQFMMNFRVENLVELLEELKKEGVTVVGDIEEYDYGKFGWIMDPEGNKLELWEPVDKAFL; translated from the coding sequence ATGAAAAATAGAGTAACCGGAATTGGTGGTTTTTTCTTTAAAACGAAGGACCCGAACAAAATCAAGGAATGGTACAAAACCCATCTAGGATTGAACACGGATCAATATGGGTGCACCTTTTGGTGGAAAGATAAGCAAGGTAATGACTGTTCCACCCAATGGGGTCCGTTTAAGGAAGATACAACATATTTTCAACCTAGTGATAAGCAATTTATGATGAACTTTAGGGTAGAAAACCTTGTGGAACTCCTTGAGGAATTGAAAAAAGAAGGGGTCACCGTGGTTGGTGATATTGAGGAATACGACTACGGAAAATTTGGATGGATCATGGATCCGGAGGGAAACAAATTGGAGCTCTGGGAACCTGTTGATAAAGCATTTCTATAG
- a CDS encoding DUF4199 domain-containing protein translates to MKKTVFKFGLYGSITICVLFLLSWFVLDDLPYFSQEVLGYISMIVSLGFVFFGIKQYRDIENDGKVSFKKALLIGILISLITALAFGILDVFYTEVLNPEFTTEYYNHSVETLKASLPADEFEAKLAEMESQKELFSNPLFSFVVMALTVFVIGFIISLLSALVLQRKLANNHKPKS, encoded by the coding sequence ATGAAAAAAACTGTTTTCAAATTTGGGCTGTATGGATCCATAACCATTTGTGTACTATTTCTTCTAAGTTGGTTTGTTTTAGACGACCTTCCCTATTTTTCCCAAGAAGTTTTGGGGTATATCTCCATGATTGTATCCTTGGGCTTTGTCTTTTTTGGTATTAAACAGTATAGGGACATAGAAAATGACGGTAAGGTAAGTTTCAAAAAAGCACTTCTAATTGGGATTTTGATCAGTTTAATTACTGCCCTTGCTTTTGGGATTCTTGATGTTTTTTATACTGAAGTGCTCAACCCAGAGTTTACGACCGAGTATTACAACCACAGCGTTGAGACCCTAAAGGCATCTCTCCCTGCTGATGAATTTGAAGCAAAATTGGCAGAAATGGAATCACAAAAGGAACTTTTTTCCAATCCACTATTTTCCTTTGTGGTGATGGCTCTGACCGTCTTTGTAATTGGATTTATCATTTCGCTGCTTTCCGCATTGGTCTTGCAGAGAAAATTAGCTAACAACCATAAACCAAAATCATGA
- a CDS encoding response regulator transcription factor, translated as MKKTIFVFSALIVALLVLFQLSKYAYMSGDISIEIIIAIIAVVFFFIGIYINKKTQRKKEIPNTAINPKKIKQLGISEREYEVLVQISKGLSNKEIAETLFVSESTVKTHVSNLLVKLDAKRRTQAIQKAKDLQILGI; from the coding sequence GTGAAAAAGACCATTTTTGTTTTTTCTGCCTTGATTGTTGCACTGCTTGTTCTCTTTCAACTGAGCAAATATGCCTATATGTCCGGTGATATTTCTATTGAAATCATCATTGCAATAATCGCCGTGGTTTTTTTCTTTATTGGTATCTATATCAACAAGAAAACGCAGAGAAAAAAGGAAATCCCCAATACTGCCATCAATCCAAAAAAGATAAAGCAGCTCGGAATTAGTGAGCGTGAATATGAAGTATTGGTACAGATTTCCAAAGGACTGTCCAACAAGGAAATTGCCGAGACACTTTTTGTCTCGGAAAGTACTGTTAAAACTCATGTTTCCAACCTTTTGGTAAAACTGGATGCCAAGCGTCGTACGCAGGCCATTCAAAAAGCAAAAGACCTCCAAATTTTGGGTATTTAG
- a CDS encoding 2-hydroxyacid dehydrogenase, producing MKVLHLDTNHPLLLEQFAQLGFENHEDYTSTKEAIEKTIDQYDGIIIRSRFTIDQQFLDKATNLKFIGRVGAGLENIDTQYAKEKGIFLASAPEGNRNAVGEHTLGMLLSLLNKLAKANREVKKGKWDREGNRGVELDGKTVGIIGYGNMGKAFAKKLKGFDVEVICYDIVGGVGDENARQVGIMEFQQKSDVVSLHVPQTELTIGMITSEFINGFHKPFWLLNTARGKCVVTKDLVTALKSGKILGAGLDVLEYEKKSFENMFIQKPKAFKYLRKAKNVILTPHVAGWTVESNEKLAQTIVNKVKARFC from the coding sequence ATGAAAGTTCTCCACCTGGACACCAACCATCCCCTTTTGCTAGAGCAATTTGCCCAATTAGGGTTTGAAAACCATGAAGACTACACTTCAACCAAAGAAGCGATTGAAAAAACCATTGATCAATACGATGGGATAATCATCCGTAGCAGGTTTACCATAGACCAACAGTTTTTGGACAAGGCCACCAACTTAAAATTCATTGGCAGGGTAGGTGCTGGATTGGAAAATATAGACACCCAATACGCCAAGGAAAAAGGTATTTTTTTGGCTTCTGCCCCGGAAGGAAACCGAAATGCCGTAGGCGAGCATACCTTGGGCATGTTGTTGTCGCTTCTGAACAAATTAGCCAAGGCCAACCGCGAGGTCAAGAAAGGGAAATGGGACCGTGAAGGTAACCGAGGGGTTGAACTGGATGGGAAAACTGTGGGAATCATTGGCTATGGAAATATGGGCAAGGCCTTTGCCAAAAAACTAAAGGGTTTTGATGTAGAGGTCATCTGTTACGATATTGTAGGTGGCGTTGGCGATGAAAATGCCCGGCAAGTCGGCATCATGGAATTTCAACAAAAATCAGATGTGGTGAGCCTACATGTCCCCCAAACCGAACTCACCATTGGCATGATCACTTCGGAATTCATCAATGGTTTTCATAAACCGTTCTGGTTGTTGAACACCGCCCGGGGAAAATGTGTGGTCACCAAAGATTTGGTCACGGCCTTAAAATCAGGAAAAATATTGGGCGCAGGATTGGATGTGTTGGAATATGAGAAAAAGTCGTTTGAAAACATGTTCATTCAAAAACCCAAAGCATTTAAATATCTCCGAAAGGCCAAAAACGTAATTCTCACTCCCCATGTGGCGGGATGGACCGTGGAAAGCAATGAAAAATTGGCCCAGACCATTGTTAATAAGGTCAAAGCAAGATTTTGCTAA
- a CDS encoding cupin domain-containing protein: MKSINLKQKHSEFTQQWHPHQIAVVDEMQVLLAKLEGEFVWHAHEHEDELFQVIKGTLYMQFRDRTEVVNEGEIIVVPKGVEHNPITKDGEEVHVLLFEKLTTAHTGAVQHEKTQTHYPKI; encoded by the coding sequence ATGAAATCCATCAATCTAAAACAAAAACATTCTGAATTTACCCAACAATGGCACCCACACCAAATTGCCGTGGTGGATGAGATGCAAGTACTCTTGGCCAAACTTGAAGGGGAATTTGTGTGGCATGCCCATGAGCATGAAGATGAACTCTTCCAAGTGATCAAAGGAACCTTGTATATGCAATTTCGGGATCGTACCGAAGTGGTTAACGAAGGTGAAATTATAGTAGTGCCCAAAGGAGTGGAACACAATCCCATCACCAAAGATGGTGAAGAGGTCCATGTTCTCCTGTTCGAAAAACTTACTACTGCCCATACCGGAGCGGTGCAACATGAAAAAACACAGACCCATTACCCAAAAATCTAG
- a CDS encoding nuclear transport factor 2 family protein, whose product MGPKQVVEHWVKIFNQGDAAEIAKLYHSDAINHQVTNDPVVGKDAIYNMFKCEFETADMVCIVENIFEDGQWAILEWKDLLGLRGCGFFHIVDGKIKFQRGYWDKLSFLRMHNLPIPTN is encoded by the coding sequence ATGGGACCAAAACAAGTTGTTGAACATTGGGTCAAAATCTTCAACCAAGGTGATGCAGCTGAAATAGCTAAACTTTACCATTCCGATGCTATCAACCATCAAGTGACCAACGATCCTGTTGTTGGCAAAGATGCCATTTACAATATGTTCAAATGTGAATTTGAGACTGCCGACATGGTCTGTATTGTGGAAAACATCTTTGAGGATGGGCAATGGGCCATTTTGGAATGGAAAGATCTTTTGGGCCTAAGAGGCTGCGGTTTCTTTCACATTGTTGATGGAAAAATCAAATTCCAACGGGGCTATTGGGACAAATTATCATTTTTACGCATGCACAATCTACCTATCCCAACAAATTAA